The DNA region GCCGCATCGGGATGACCCCGGCCACGGCGGCGCCACCGTCCTCGCCGTAGACCGGTGCCGCGCTCTGTGTGCGGACGAGTCCGGTCGTGATGTGGTTGACGCGCACCTTCGGCGCCCACTCCAGGGCCAGCGCCCGGGTCAGCGCCAGCAGTCCGGCCTTCGCTGCCGTGTACGCGGCTGTGCCGGGCTGCGGGGTGTGCGCGGAGACGCTGCCGATGTTGACGACCGAGCCTCCGTCGCGCTGCCCCTGCATGACCCGGTTGGCGGCCTGTGACACATAGAACGGGGCCAGCAGGTTGAGGGCGACGATCTTCTCGACGAAACGCGGTGACACGGTGGCCGCGTCGGCGTCGGGGGAGCCGCCGGCGTTGTTGACGACCACATCCAGCCGTCCGAACCGTTGCACCGCCGCGTCGACCAGTGCGGCGGCCGCCGCCGGGTCGCGGACGTCGGCCGACCGGAAGTGTGCCCGGCGTGTGCCGCTCCCGGGCAGCTCCGGCGGTTCACCGCGACCGCAGACCAGCACCTCCGCACCGGAGGCGAGAAACGCCTCGGCGATCGCGGCGCCGATGCCCTTCGTGCCGCCGGTGACGATCACGGCTCGCCCCGTGAAGTCGATGGGATTGCCGATATCCATGGGTCCGCCCCGCCGTCTTCCGTCATGCACGGTCGGGTAAATCTACCAACTGTTTGTTTGGTGGAACAGGTGTGAACCGCGGGCGGCCGGTGACTCCCCAAGGGGTCACCGGCCGCCCGGATGGTGCGCCGCCCCCGTCCCCACGGTGCGGCGCCGGCGGGCCGTCGTCATCCGCTCCGGCAACGGCCCACGTCTGTCGGCCCTAGGGTCTGTCCGGCGGATCAGGGCCGGACAGACCCTAGGGCTGTGTCGCGCCCAGTCCGAGTGAGGGAAGGACCGCGTTCTCCACGAAGCGGGTGAGATATACCTCGTCCGCGTACTTTCCCTCCAGTAGCGGCCGGGCGCGCATCACGCCCAGGAGCTGCGCGGAGACGAACTCCGCCGCCGGGTTGTCCGCCGGGATCTCGCCGCGCTCCACCCCACGCCGGACCATGTCGTCGATCGCCGCGAGTCCGGGCACGATCAGAGCCTCGCGCAGCGCGCACAGCAGCTCGGGGCTCTGCAGCGCGGCATGGCTGAGCGCGTGCATCAGCGGGGTGTCGCGCCCCGAGCCTGCACCGATCGCCCGCGCCGCCTCGCGCAGATCCCCCGCGAGCGTGCCGGTGTCGATGTGCGGAAGCAGCGCCTGCCGGGTGCCGTGCAGCGCGGCCACGACCAGTTCGGGCTTGGAGCCCCACTGCCGGTAGAGCGTGGACTTGCCGCAGCGGGTCCGCGAGGCGACCCCCTCCATGGTGAGGGCCTCATAACCGGACTCTCTCAGCATGTCGAGCACGGCCGCGTAGAACTCCTGCGCCCGCTCCGGCGTGATCTTCGAGCGACGTGGTGTGTGTGCCGGTTCCTGCGCGGCTTCCTGCGGCGACATGTGGCATCCCTCTCAGCGACTCTGCGACGAGGTCCTTCGATACGCCAGTGTACCGATACGCGCGTGTACCGATACGTTCGCGTATCGGTACACTGGCGTATCGATACGGCATGGACTGGACCATGCCGCCGTAACACCGCTTCGTCAGCAAAGGGGCACCGGGTGATGTACGCCGGTAGCGAGCCAGCAGATCGGGAGCCGGACAGTACTGCCCGACCGCCCCTCGTCCGCGAACTGCTTCTGGTCGTGGGGCTCTTCGTGATCTACAAACTCGGCCGGCAGGCCGCGAACGGTCACGTCGACGAGGCGTATCGCAACGCCGGACACGTCTGGGACTTCGAGCGCTCCGTGCACCTGCCCGGCGAGGGCACGGTGCAGAGCCTGCTGCTGCACAACGAGACGCTGATCCACCTCGCGAACACCTACTACGCGACCGTGCACTTCCCGGCCACGCTGCTCTTCCTCATGTGGCTCTACTGGCGCCGTCCCCGTCACTACGTCTGGTCGCGCCGCATCCTCGCCGCACTCACCGGCGCCGCGCTCGCCCTCCACCTGCTCTTCCCGCTCGCCCCGCCGCGGCTGCTGGCCGCCGCCGGACTGGTCGACACCGGCCAGGTGTACGGACCGACGGTGTACGGGGCGACGCCGGCGACCGACTCGATGGCGAACCAGTTCGCCGCTATGCCCTCGCTGCACTTCGGCTGGGCGGTGATGGTCGCCGTCGGGCTGATCGTCGCGACGCGGAGCCGGTGGCGCTGGCTGTGGCTGCTGCATCCGCTCGTCACCCTGCTGGTGATAGTCGGCACGGCCAACCACTACTGGCTCGATTCGATCGTGGTCTCCGCGCTGCTCGCGGTGGCCTTCGCGGCCCTGCGGCTGCCGCGCACGCAGCCGGTCCGGGCGCATCTCCCGTGGCCGTCCGCGGCGGGCGAACCCGCTCCGTCGGCCGTGTCGTACGCCGCCGAGCCTGCTGTCCCGGCCGCGTACGCCTCGACCGGAGTGCGACGGTGAACGCCACCCTGATCGCCGTCGCGCTGTCCCTGGTCTCCGCCGCCGCCTACGCGTCGGCCGCGGTGGCGCAGGCCCGGCTCGCCGGGCGGACCGAACCGGACGCCGGGGTGCTGCGGCTGCTCGGGCGAGGCGCCTGGTGGTCGGCGGTCGCGCTGAACGCCGGCGGCGCGCTGCTGCACGTCGCGGCGCTCAAGTACGGCCCGCTCACCCTCGTCCAGCCGCTCGGCGCCCTTACCCTGGTCGCCGCCGTCCCGCTGGGCGCCAGGGCCGCCGGCCGCCGGGTCACCAGGATCGAGTGGCGCGGCACGATCCTCACCCTGCTCGGTCTCGGCGCCCTGCTGATGACCGCGGGCGCCGCCGCCCCGCACGAAACGCTCAGCCTGCCCGAGGCCCTGGCCGTCGGGGCCGGGACCATGGCCGTCGTCGCCGGACTCAGCAGGCCGGGAGCACGCCCCGGCCTGCGGCACGCCGCCGCGTCCGGCATCACCTCCGGGGTCGCGTCCGCGCTCACTCAGACCCTGACCGTCTCCGTCACCGACCACACCGGTCCGCTGTTCAGCTGGCGCCTGGTCGTCGTCGCGCTGCTGGTCTCCGCGTTCGCGATGAGCGGGCTGCTGCTCTCCCAGACCGCCTACCGGGACGGCCTGGGCGCACCGCTGGCGGTCGTCACGCTCGCCAATCCGGTGGCCGCGGCGGCGATCGGCCTGGCCCTGCTCGGCGAACGCCTCCAGGGCGGTACGACCAGCCTGCTCCTCGCCCTGCTCGGGACGGCGGCGGCGGTACGGGGCGTGATCCTGCTCAGCCGTGCCCAGTCGGAGACCCCTGCCGTCGCCGGTCCGGCCGGGGCAGAACCGAAACCCGGGGCCGGGCCGCCGTCACGGGTCGTCATCGCAAGCCGGGGGCCGTTGGACCAGCCGACGCTTCGACCGGACCTTGGCCGGGCACCGGTGGGCGGTTCGTAACGCGTGGACGCGATGCCTGCCGGCCGGTGGTGTGTCGCGGGAACGTGACATCCGCCTGCCGAACTGTCACGTACAGAAACAACCCACCTACGGACTCGGCTTCTCGTCCTGATCCAGTGCCCGCGTCAGCCAGCCGATCCAGAAGTTCTCCAGATCGATGCCGCCGCGCAGGACCAGATGCCGCAGCCGGTCCTCCGCAGAGTTCCGCTCGGGCGGGAAGTCCCGCTCCTCGATCTCCAGATACTCCGCCAACTGCCGGCGATGCAGCCCCAGGTGGCGGCGGAGTTCCGCATCCAGGCCCGGTGCACCGACGACTGCCGCGGCCCGCATGCGCAGCAGCAGCGGATCCCGGACCTGCTTGGGGTCCTCGGAGCGGGCCACCCATGCGGAGAGCGCCTCACGGCCCGCAGGCAGCACCTCGTACTCCTTCTTCTGTCCACGGGCGGGCTGCTCCGACGGCAGCGCCCGGATCTGCCCGGCCTGCTCCAGCTTCCCCAGCTCCCGGTAGATCTGCTGATGCGTGGCGGACCAGAAGTAGCCGATCGACCGGTCGAACCTGCGGGTCAGCTCCAGCCCCGACGACGGCTTCTCGAGCAGGGCGGTGAGGATCGCATGCGGGAGTGACATGGGTGCATCCTATGGACGGCCGGCCATGGCCCGGTGGCGCAGTGGCCTCATGGGCAGTGGCCTCGTGGCGCAGGGGACGGTCCCCGCGCCACGAGGCCCGTACGTCACAGCGAAGCCGCGAGCTCCGTGCCCTGGCGGATCGCCCGCTTGGCATCCAGCTCGGCGGCCACATCGGCGCCGCCGATGAGATGTGCCGTACGGCCTGCGGCGAGCAGCTCCTCGTACAGGTCACGGCGCGGCTCCTGACCCGCGCAGAGCACGATCGTGTCGACCGGCAGGAGATGCTGTTCGCCGTCGACCGTGAGGTGCAGGCCCTCGTCGTCGATCCGGTCGTAGGCGGCGCCCGCGATCGTCGTGACGCCGCGGTGCCGCAGCTCGGTGCGGTGGATCCAGCCGGTCGTCTTCCCCAGCCCCGCGCCGACCTTGCCGGTCCTGCGCTGGATCAGGTGGACGGTCCGGGGCGCCTTCGGACGTTCAGGGGCGCGGAGCCCGCCCCGGTCGCGGTAGTCGGTGTCGACGCCCCACTGCCGGAAGAACACCTCGGGGTCGCGGCTCGCCGCATCGCCCGAGTCGGTCAGGAACTCGGCGACGTCGAAGCCGATCCCGCCCGCCCCGATGATCGCGACCCGTTCGCCGACCCGCGCCCCGTCGCGCAGGACATCGAGGTAGCCGACCACGCTGGGGTGGTCCTGGCCCGGGATCGCGGGGGAGCGTGGAGTGACACCGGTGGCGAGGACGACCTCGTCGAAACCGGCGAGCGCGTCGGCCGTGACCCGCGTACCGAGCCGGAGCTCGACCTTCTCCTCCCGGAGCCGGGTACGGAAGTAGCGCAGCGTCTCGTCGAACTCCTCCTTGCCGGGGACCCTGCGTGCCACATTCAGCTGGCCGCCGATCTCCTCGGCCGCGTCGAACAGCGTCACCCGGTGCCCGCGCTCGGAGGCCGAGACAGCACACGCGAGACCGGCGGGCCCGGCACCCACGACCGCCACCCGCTTCGCGGTGCGGGTCGGCGACAGGGTGAGTTCGGTCTCGTGGCAGGCGCGCGGATTGACCAGGCAGGAGGTGACCTTGCCGCTGAAGATGTGGTCCAGGCAGGCCTGGTTGCAGCCGATGCAGGTGTTGATCGCGTCGGCGCGGCCCTCGGCTGCCTTGGCGACGAAGTCGGGGTCGGCGAGGAACGGCCGGGCCATCGACACCATGTCCGCCCGGCCCGAGGCGAGGATCTCCTCGGCGACCTCGGGCGTGTTGATGCGGTTGCTGGTCACCAGCGGTACGGAGACGGCTCCGCGCACCTTCTCCGTGACCCAGGTGTAGGCGCCGCGCGGCACCGAGGTGGCGATGGTGGGGATACGGGCCTCGTGCCAGCCGATCCCCGTGTTGATGATCGTCGCGCCGGCCGACTCGATCTCGCGGGCGAGCCGCACGACCTCCTCCAGCGAGGAACCGCCCGGCACCAGGTCCAGCATCGACAGCCGGTAGATCAGGATGAAGTCGCTGCCGACCCGTTCACGGACCCGGCGCACGATCTCGACGGCGAACCGGATGCGGTTCTCGTAGGAGCCGCCCCAGCGGTCGGTGCGGTGATTGGTGGCGGCGGCGATGAACTCATTGATCAGATAGCCCTCGGAGCCCATGATCTCGACCCCGTCGTACCCGGCGAGGCGCGCGAGCTCGGCCGCCCTGGCGAAGTCCTCGATGGTCTCCTCGACCTCGTCGTCCGTGAGCGCGTGCGGGGTGAAGGCGCTGATCGGCGCCTGGATCGCGCTCGGCGCCACCAGCTCGGGGTGGTGCGCGTACCGGCCGAAATGCAGGATCTGCATGGCGATCCGGCCGCCCGCCGCATGGACGGCCCCGGTGACCCGCGCATGCTGCTCGGCCTCCGCCTCGGTGGTCATCTTGGCCCCGCCCGGGAAGGAGCAGCCCCGGGCGTTGGGGGCGATTCCACCGGTGACCATCAGGCCGACGCCGCCCCGGGCACGCTCCGCGTAGAAGGCGGCCATCCGCTCGAAGCCGCGCTCGACCTCTTCGAGACCGATGTGCATCGAACCCATCAGCACCCGGTTGGGGAGCGTGGTGAACCCCAGGTCGAGCGGGCTCAGCAGATTCGGGTACGGGCTCATGCGGCGGCTCCTCGCGCAGTGTCGTTTGCGCCAGTTGTAGACCACCGGAACGCCATTGTGCAACAAGTTGCATAATGGCGTGGGTCTCATAGGTGCGAACAGGGTCGTCCCTCGGACGGCGTAACACCGGGACCCGTCGGCGCCCCGCGCCACGGAGAGTGGAACTGCGGCATCCGCCCGACATGGCGCGTATGCCCCCTCACCCCCGCCCACCCCCGAACCCCTGCGGAGACACCCATGGCCTGCCTCGACCGGCGTGACCTCGGCCTGCTCGTCCTGCGCGTCGGAACCGGTGCGGTACTGGCCGCGCACGGCACCCAGAAACTGGCCGGCTGGTTCGGCGGCGGAGGCATCGAAGGAACCACCGCCGCGATGGAGGCGATGGGCTTCCACCCGCCGAAGCACAGCGCGGTCGCCGCCGGGCTCGGCGAGGCGGGCGGCGGAGTGCTGCTGGCCCTCGGCCTGGCCACCCCGGTGGCAGGCGCGGCCGCGGCCGGGGCGATGGCGGGTGCCGTGGCCGTCCACGCACCCGCCGGATTCTTCGCGCAGGGCGGTGGCTACGAGTACCCGGCGTTCCTCGGCTTCACCGCCGCGGCGATCGGCCTGACCGGGCCCGGCCGCTACTCCGTCGACCATGCCACCCGGCATGTCTTCAACCAGCCGTGGATGGTTGCCCTGGCCTTCGCGGGCAGTGCCGTCGCGGCGGCGGCCGTGGTCGGCAGGCGCGCCAGGGGACGGGTTGCGGTCGACCCCGACGCGACCTGACCGCCCGCAGGACAGGGACCGGGCGGCACCCCAGGGAGGGAGCCGCCCGGTCCCGAACTCGGTCTCGCTCCGCTACTCGCCGAAGGCCGGCGACTACTTGCGGAAGGTCACCGACGCGGCCGGCGAGGCGTTCCCGTACGCGTCGACGGCGACGACCCGGCGCCACGTCTAGCAAGCTGTTAGACGGAACGTATAGCAAGAGTGGCGTGCGGGCCTACCCCTCGTGGCGAATCCGCTCGATCGATCTCCGGTGCGGCGGTCGTCCGCCGTCCGCCGTCCGAACGCCGGGACCACCGTGCTGTACTGGTGCCCCATCCGACCCACCCGTCACCGGAGGCCGCCCGTGGCACGGCTCCACATCCGTTCCGGCGTCAACCCCGACGAGCCCGACGTGCCCGTTGTGACGCTCCGCGTCGACCCGGAGGGCTCACCCGGTGAGCGCGCCGTCGCCCGGCTCGGTGACCACTGCTACGAGGGCGACGGTGTCCTGTTCCTGTCGCAGACCGACGGCTGGGCCGAGCACACCCTCGACGGCCATCGCCTGACGGTCGACATCGCCGTGTTCCCGTCCGCGCTGGGGCGGACAGGCGCGGACCCCGAGGCGTTCCCCGACCGCTCGACCGCCGACCCGGAGGCGGTGCTGATCCTGCGCGCGGAGACCGAGGTGGAACCGGAGCTGTATGCGCGGGCGGTGCCCGCGACCGCGGTGTTCACCGGGACCCCGGATCGCGCGCTCGACGACACGCTCGCCGCCGATGACGGCTGGCCGGTGCTCCTGGGCCCCCGCCCGAGGAGTGAGGCGGCCGCCGGCCGCGCGGTTCGGCCGGTCGAGCCCGTGGCCCGGGAAATCGCCCTTGAGCGGTAGCACCCGGGCCTTCCGGATTTCATGGATCAACCCTTGTCCGAAGGCCGTTGGAGGCTCACGGTGACCGAAGTGTTCCTGTTTCATCATGCCCAGGGGCTGACCCCCGGTGTGATCGCTTTCGCCGACGTACTGCGCGGCGAAGGGCACACCGTGCATACCCCCGATCTGTACGAGGGCCACACCTTCGGCACCCTGGACGAGGGATTGGCGTATGCGGAGAGGACCGGCTTCGACGAGCTGCTCGATCGCGGCGTCCGGGCGGTGGCGGACGCACCGGACTCACCGGAAGAGCTGGTCTACATCGGGTTCTCCCTCGGCGTGCTGCCGGCCCAGAAACTGGCCCAGACCCGACCGGGCGCACGCGGTGCCGTGTTCGTCCACTCATGCGTTCCGAGCTCGGCCTTCGGGCGATGGCCGTCGCGACTCCCGGTCCGCATCCACGCCATGGAGGCGGACCGCCTGTTCACCGACGAGGGCGACGCGGACGCCGCCCGCGCCCTTGTCGACGATGCCGACGATGCCGAACTGCACCTCTATCCCGGCGACCAGCACCTGTTCGCCGACAACTCGCTGCCGTCCTACGACGCCGAGGCCGCTGCGCTGCTGCTCGACCGCACGCTGATGTTCCTCCGATCCCGGGACGTCGGCCATCACGACGCATGACACGGCGTCGGTCCCGTGTCGCGAAAGGCCGGGACTGCGTCGGTGCCCGTCTCCCGGCGCTCAAAGGCTCTGCGGGACCATCGCCCCTTCGACCGACAGTACGTCCCGGATCTCGACGAAGAGCACCGTGACCCTGCCCGCCACGGGCAGCGAGCTCGTCCGGACCGACTGCATCGGCCGTGCGACCCGGATACCGGTCTCCGGCAAGCGGGCAGTCGTCCAACTGGACGGCGCAGCAAGTCTGTTCACCGGACTGAGCCAGGGCGCCCTGCGTCGAACGGCATCGCGCGGACGCTGACTGCCCGGTCGACGGCGGGCCGGCGCTGCCACCCCGGACCGGGGCATCCGGCCACCGTCGCGCCGGGGTTCACAGCCCGAATTCGCTGAGGCGGGACTCGTACCGGATGGTGAGGTCTTCGGCCTCATCATCCGGCTCGTCCCAGAGGGAGTCCAGTTCGGAGCGCACCGCGGCGGGCAGGGCCTCGTACCGTTCGGTCCAGGTCTCGGCATCCGGCACCCAGTAGCCGACGACCTTGAAGCGTTCCACGGGGAGCTTCAGATCCTTGCGCAGGTAACGGCGCACGGAGCGAAGGGAGTTGGTCTGGCCCGCGACCCATACGTATCCGCCCGTCAGATCCGTGCCGGGCGGGATCGCGGCGCTCACGAGCTCGGCCAGGCGGCTGGGGCCGTGGCCGTTGCCACCGTGCACCCAGGTCGTCCTGATGCCGGGCCGGTCCGGGAGCGACTGGACGGAGGACGGCCCGGGCACCTCGATGACCGCCCGGGTCGTGACCTGGTCCGAGGTCTCTTCGAGAAGGCGCGTGACGGCGGGCAGACCGGTCAGATCGGTGATCAGCACCTGCCAGGAGAGATCGGCGGGGGGACTGTAGAGCCCGGTGGGGGAGCTGAGGCCGATGACATCGCCGGGGCGGGCGGCGGCGGCCCAGCCGGACGCCACACCGTGGTCGTGCAGCACGAAATCGATGTCGATCTCGCCGGCCTCCGGGCGCACTGCCCGGATGGTGTAGCTGCGCATGGGGGCGACGGGACGCCCTTCGGGGGTCTGCCAGCCGCCGTTGTCCGTGGTCTCGGGCAAGGAGACGTCCCCG from Streptomyces sp. NBC_01591 includes:
- a CDS encoding TetR/AcrR family transcriptional regulator, producing the protein MSPQEAAQEPAHTPRRSKITPERAQEFYAAVLDMLRESGYEALTMEGVASRTRCGKSTLYRQWGSKPELVVAALHGTRQALLPHIDTGTLAGDLREAARAIGAGSGRDTPLMHALSHAALQSPELLCALREALIVPGLAAIDDMVRRGVERGEIPADNPAAEFVSAQLLGVMRARPLLEGKYADEVYLTRFVENAVLPSLGLGATQP
- a CDS encoding dienelactone hydrolase family protein, which codes for MTEVFLFHHAQGLTPGVIAFADVLRGEGHTVHTPDLYEGHTFGTLDEGLAYAERTGFDELLDRGVRAVADAPDSPEELVYIGFSLGVLPAQKLAQTRPGARGAVFVHSCVPSSAFGRWPSRLPVRIHAMEADRLFTDEGDADAARALVDDADDAELHLYPGDQHLFADNSLPSYDAEAAALLLDRTLMFLRSRDVGHHDA
- a CDS encoding DoxX family protein, whose translation is MACLDRRDLGLLVLRVGTGAVLAAHGTQKLAGWFGGGGIEGTTAAMEAMGFHPPKHSAVAAGLGEAGGGVLLALGLATPVAGAAAAGAMAGAVAVHAPAGFFAQGGGYEYPAFLGFTAAAIGLTGPGRYSVDHATRHVFNQPWMVALAFAGSAVAAAAVVGRRARGRVAVDPDAT
- a CDS encoding siderophore-interacting protein, translated to MTIHRAVVARVQPLTGTMTRITFDGAGLATFTSTGIGDEYVRLFLPHGPDRGDVSLPETTDNGGWQTPEGRPVAPMRSYTIRAVRPEAGEIDIDFVLHDHGVASGWAAAARPGDVIGLSSPTGLYSPPADLSWQVLITDLTGLPAVTRLLEETSDQVTTRAVIEVPGPSSVQSLPDRPGIRTTWVHGGNGHGPSRLAELVSAAIPPGTDLTGGYVWVAGQTNSLRSVRRYLRKDLKLPVERFKVVGYWVPDAETWTERYEALPAAVRSELDSLWDEPDDEAEDLTIRYESRLSEFGL
- a CDS encoding NADPH-dependent 2,4-dienoyl-CoA reductase, whose product is MSPYPNLLSPLDLGFTTLPNRVLMGSMHIGLEEVERGFERMAAFYAERARGGVGLMVTGGIAPNARGCSFPGGAKMTTEAEAEQHARVTGAVHAAGGRIAMQILHFGRYAHHPELVAPSAIQAPISAFTPHALTDDEVEETIEDFARAAELARLAGYDGVEIMGSEGYLINEFIAAATNHRTDRWGGSYENRIRFAVEIVRRVRERVGSDFILIYRLSMLDLVPGGSSLEEVVRLAREIESAGATIINTGIGWHEARIPTIATSVPRGAYTWVTEKVRGAVSVPLVTSNRINTPEVAEEILASGRADMVSMARPFLADPDFVAKAAEGRADAINTCIGCNQACLDHIFSGKVTSCLVNPRACHETELTLSPTRTAKRVAVVGAGPAGLACAVSASERGHRVTLFDAAEEIGGQLNVARRVPGKEEFDETLRYFRTRLREEKVELRLGTRVTADALAGFDEVVLATGVTPRSPAIPGQDHPSVVGYLDVLRDGARVGERVAIIGAGGIGFDVAEFLTDSGDAASRDPEVFFRQWGVDTDYRDRGGLRAPERPKAPRTVHLIQRRTGKVGAGLGKTTGWIHRTELRHRGVTTIAGAAYDRIDDEGLHLTVDGEQHLLPVDTIVLCAGQEPRRDLYEELLAAGRTAHLIGGADVAAELDAKRAIRQGTELAASL
- a CDS encoding phosphatase PAP2 family protein, which codes for MMYAGSEPADREPDSTARPPLVRELLLVVGLFVIYKLGRQAANGHVDEAYRNAGHVWDFERSVHLPGEGTVQSLLLHNETLIHLANTYYATVHFPATLLFLMWLYWRRPRHYVWSRRILAALTGAALALHLLFPLAPPRLLAAAGLVDTGQVYGPTVYGATPATDSMANQFAAMPSLHFGWAVMVAVGLIVATRSRWRWLWLLHPLVTLLVIVGTANHYWLDSIVVSALLAVAFAALRLPRTQPVRAHLPWPSAAGEPAPSAVSYAAEPAVPAAYASTGVRR
- a CDS encoding SDR family oxidoreductase; protein product: MDIGNPIDFTGRAVIVTGGTKGIGAAIAEAFLASGAEVLVCGRGEPPELPGSGTRRAHFRSADVRDPAAAAALVDAAVQRFGRLDVVVNNAGGSPDADAATVSPRFVEKIVALNLLAPFYVSQAANRVMQGQRDGGSVVNIGSVSAHTPQPGTAAYTAAKAGLLALTRALALEWAPKVRVNHITTGLVRTQSAAPVYGEDGGAAVAGVIPMRRMAAPDDVARACLYLAGGLAAYVNGADLAVHGGGEVPARFLVAKGGHGGPAGEPGPQGPQ
- a CDS encoding PadR family transcriptional regulator; amino-acid sequence: MSLPHAILTALLEKPSSGLELTRRFDRSIGYFWSATHQQIYRELGKLEQAGQIRALPSEQPARGQKKEYEVLPAGREALSAWVARSEDPKQVRDPLLLRMRAAAVVGAPGLDAELRRHLGLHRRQLAEYLEIEERDFPPERNSAEDRLRHLVLRGGIDLENFWIGWLTRALDQDEKPSP